In the genome of Legionellales bacterium, one region contains:
- the hemH gene encoding ferrochelatase — translation MRGILLTNLGTPDAPTPPALRRYLAEFLSDTRVVEIPRIIWWPILHGIILRLRPQRSAKLYQSIWQEAGSPLLVYSRNIQRQLQQQFGDDVIVELGMRYGNPSLADALTHLRAHQVTSLTVLPLYPQYSAATHATTFDKIASILKTWRFIPNISMIMGYHDQPQYIKACAQHIAKHCPSSIDLLVFSFHGLPERCVRLGDPYQQQCLHTAELIAKQLALSSNQWRVVFQSRFGKAKWLQPYCDKTLETLPSHGIKNIAITCPGFAADCLETLQEIQLENRHIFMEAGGESFHYIPALNAGENHIKALKSLCNVNECNSNECSLD, via the coding sequence ATGCGCGGAATACTTCTCACCAATTTAGGCACACCCGATGCGCCAACCCCGCCCGCATTACGCCGTTATTTAGCAGAATTTTTAAGTGATACACGCGTGGTGGAAATTCCTCGAATCATTTGGTGGCCAATTTTACATGGCATCATTTTACGCCTGCGTCCGCAACGTTCAGCCAAATTATATCAATCCATTTGGCAAGAAGCAGGCTCACCCTTATTAGTCTATTCCCGAAATATTCAACGCCAACTGCAACAACAATTTGGTGATGATGTTATCGTAGAATTAGGGATGCGTTATGGTAACCCTTCATTGGCAGATGCTTTAACTCATTTACGCGCGCACCAGGTGACTTCATTAACTGTGTTACCACTCTACCCACAATATTCTGCAGCCACCCACGCCACTACGTTCGATAAAATTGCAAGTATTTTAAAAACGTGGCGTTTTATTCCTAATATCTCGATGATTATGGGCTATCACGATCAGCCGCAGTATATTAAGGCCTGCGCTCAACACATTGCCAAACACTGCCCATCCTCCATTGATTTACTAGTATTTTCATTTCATGGGTTACCGGAACGTTGCGTGCGGCTAGGCGACCCGTATCAACAACAGTGTTTACACACCGCCGAATTAATTGCCAAACAATTAGCGTTGTCTTCCAATCAATGGCGCGTGGTGTTTCAATCGCGCTTTGGTAAAGCCAAATGGTTACAACCTTATTGCGATAAAACCTTAGAAACGCTCCCAAGCCATGGCATTAAAAATATTGCCATCACCTGCCCGGGCTTTGCCGCCGATTGTTTAGAAACCCTGCAAGAAATCCAACTCGAAAACCGTCATATTTTTATGGAAGCTGGCGGAGAATCCTTTCACTACATTCCTGCATTAAATGCAGGAGAAAACCACATCAAAGCACTAAAATCCCTGTGTAACGTGAATGAATGTAACTCAAATGAATGTAGCCTAGACTGA
- a CDS encoding TlpA family protein disulfide reductase, translated as MRHTLRIGLLIITLCAVLLACKSDPKILGQDLQGKQYALADFKGKWLIVNYWASWCKPCYEEIPHLNEFYHLHHTQAMMLGVNYDRMNLTQLKEFAQKQAIIYPLLTGDPATVLGITAIPALPATYIFDHQGHLFKTLLGPQTVKDLELAMGLTNSPVLELKHEKN; from the coding sequence ATGCGACACACATTGAGGATAGGTTTGCTGATTATAACATTATGCGCGGTACTATTGGCGTGTAAATCCGATCCTAAAATTTTAGGGCAGGATCTTCAAGGAAAACAATATGCCTTGGCAGATTTTAAGGGAAAGTGGTTGATCGTTAATTATTGGGCGAGTTGGTGTAAACCGTGTTATGAAGAAATTCCGCATTTAAATGAATTTTATCACTTGCATCACACACAAGCGATGATGTTAGGCGTTAATTACGATCGTATGAATTTAACTCAGTTAAAAGAATTTGCCCAAAAACAAGCGATTATTTACCCCTTGTTAACTGGCGATCCGGCAACGGTGCTTGGGATCACCGCCATTCCTGCCCTGCCCGCTACTTATATTTTTGATCATCAAGGTCATTTATTTAAAACATTATTAGGACCACAAACCGTGAAAGATTTAGAATTAGCCATGGGATTAACGAATTCTCCAGTATTAGAATTAAAACACGAAAAAAATTAG
- a CDS encoding squalene/phytoene synthase family protein, producing MNELKAGSNLYYSLLFTKPPYKALLTALHSWWQEVNNILFTVSDPGVARVKLQWWRDEISRLFHQQAQHPLTQRLQTAAHDLSCDDFLAIINGVQFFLDHPQFSDRQTVQDYCEFTWGNLIRLHLALLKKDEKMCPWINELAVILGKTDLFLQLGYYLRRGYCFIPSQDIQAFAIDDNQLQQCQWHPAFQSYATQWHQAIQQQYFKIRENITAVTVGYELLIFTQLLLSTFQEVAKTHYSILNATLELTPLRKLWIAWRVSLR from the coding sequence ATGAATGAACTTAAAGCAGGCTCGAATTTATATTACAGTTTATTATTCACCAAACCTCCGTATAAAGCCTTACTCACTGCCTTACATAGCTGGTGGCAAGAAGTGAATAACATTTTATTCACCGTGAGCGATCCCGGCGTGGCACGAGTTAAATTACAATGGTGGCGCGATGAAATATCCCGTTTATTTCACCAGCAAGCGCAACATCCGTTAACGCAACGTTTGCAGACTGCGGCTCACGATTTATCTTGCGATGATTTTTTAGCGATAATCAATGGCGTGCAATTTTTTTTAGATCATCCGCAATTTTCCGATCGACAAACAGTGCAGGATTATTGTGAATTTACCTGGGGAAATTTAATTCGACTGCACTTGGCATTATTAAAAAAAGATGAAAAAATGTGTCCCTGGATTAATGAATTAGCGGTTATTTTAGGTAAAACCGATTTATTTTTGCAGTTGGGCTATTATTTACGGCGCGGTTATTGTTTTATTCCCAGTCAGGATATTCAAGCCTTCGCAATTGACGATAACCAGTTGCAACAGTGTCAATGGCATCCTGCCTTTCAAAGCTATGCCACGCAATGGCATCAAGCTATTCAACAGCAGTATTTTAAAATTCGCGAAAATATAACAGCGGTTACTGTGGGTTACGAACTGCTTATTTTCACACAATTACTGTTATCCACATTTCAGGAAGTAGCGAAAACTCACTATTCTATTTTAAACGCAACTCTTGAACTCACACCCTTAAGAAAATTATGGATTGCTTGGCGAGTGAGTCTGCGTTAA